A genomic window from Nicotiana sylvestris chromosome 11, ASM39365v2, whole genome shotgun sequence includes:
- the LOC104223485 gene encoding putative late blight resistance protein homolog R1A-10, whose translation MIVRSISDFYWLNSLRRDQKKIRTIVYKGERKRAERERFEFKIFKMIRVLDLRKLYFDNGIPTSVFDLVHLRYLSLYIEKHEYIPLSKLQNLQILIVEIGKNWADKVPIEIWRMPQLRTVRFVKTGWQCPPNMPIGEREHTVLQHLHTLTGVGAAWCKKEIFALMPNLKNLEIVLGGVTRDLWKRISCLPLIEVLRIIVGKIDYSAFSLYRSKAHDDFLKYRSTFPPTLRRLTLGGTCLPWEAMDIVGMLPNLEILELEDDACGVKPKTAWKPSEEGFPQLKFLSLCHMLCFTEWKATEDHFPVLERLFISHCPRLEEIPQEFANIFTLQLIELHDCCIHLAISAQQIEQEQEATYGSQVTNVHTYNCGQAYCFQCQHVLKRNSC comes from the exons ATGATTGTTCGCTCAATTAGCGATTTTTATTGGTTAAACTCTCTTCGCCGTGATCAAAAGAAAATACGCACTATTGTCTATAAAGGTGAACGCAAACGTGCGGAGAGAGAAAGATTCGAATTCAAGATCTTCAAAATGATCAGAGtattggacttgagaaagttatACTTTGATAATGGTATTCCAACTTCAGTATTTGATTTAGTGCACCTAAGGTATCTATCCTTGTACATTGAAAAACATGAATATATCCCTCTTTCCAAACTTCAAAATTTGCAAATTTTGATTGTTGAAATAGGAAAGAATTGGGCAGATAAGGTGCCTATAGAAATTTGGAGGATGCCACAGTTAAGGACTGTACGCTTTGTCAAGACAGGATGGCAATGTCCTCCCAATATGCCAATAGGTGAAAGGGAGCATACGGTTTTACAACACCTACATACTTTAACTGGTGTTGGTGCTGCATGGTGTAAAAAAGAAATCTTTGCATTAATGCCTAACTTGAAGAACCTGGAAATTGTGTTAGGCGGAGTTACTCGCGATTTGTGGAAACGTATTTCCTGTTTGCCTCTAATTGAGGTACTTAGAATTATAGTTGGAAAAATTGATTATAGTGCCTTTTCCCTGTACAGATCAAAAGCACATGACGATTTTTTGAAATATCGAAGCACTTTTCCACCAACCCTTAGAAGGTTGACATTAGGTGGGACATGTCTTCCTTGGGAGGCTATGGACATAGTTGGCATGTTGCCTAACCTCGAGATACTGGAACTGGAAGACGATGCCTGCGGAGTTAAACCTAAGACCGCGTGGAAACCCTCCGAAGAAGGGTTTCCTCAATTAAAGTTCTTGTCACTATGTCATATGCTTTGTTTCACAGAGTGGAAGGCTACAGAAGATCATTTTCCTGTCTTGGAGAGACTATTTATATCTCATTGTCCGCGGCTAGAAGAGATCCCACAAGAATTTGCAAATATTTTTACACTTCAATTGATCGAGTTACATGACTGCTGTATTCACCTGGCCATATCAGCACAGCAGATTGAACAAGAGCAAGAAGCCACTTATGGAAGCCAAGTGACAAATGTCCATACATACAATTGTGGACAAG CTTACTGCTTCCAATGTCAACATGTACTGAAGAGAAATTCCTGCTGA
- the LOC104223488 gene encoding putative late blight resistance protein homolog R1C-3, which yields MAYAAVTLTLGLLMQSNPCLNLPQEKIESLHRKVKEQIQSFRQKVGSLQALLYSLITNSVVQNFDLPHHSVQLDNNMVGHENELEDMKSTLMETSSDETQVVAIVGMGGIGKTTFARRIYDDLEIKSHFDILAWVTMSKEYGVRKMLLQLLHCIPSTEAVSREATDDGELADKLKQKLWKRRYLVVIDDIWSTKAWDDISQWFPDSKGSHALLTTRCGNVASYAASGKPPHHMSPLSSKESWELLQSKVELSPELLEVGKKIADNCHGVPLAVTVVAGLLSKCNNALDRWEQVAEDVKSAIFKDPGQQCEKVLALSYYYLPQHLKGCFLYFGIFSQDDEINVTTLINLWVAEGILKEVDYKSLEDVAEEYLQELIDRNWVLVGQKNFCGDVETCRIHDLLHELCLRQARSENFLPVIDDKPPYRASRVPQSFMQVCVMIVRSIGGFHRLNSHSYDQKVIRTIVYQGEHAYYAPRNKYLLVVDNERGMREISEFKNSKMIRVLALRKLCFHNDIPASLFDLVNLRYLSLSIDSPKFLPLLKLQRLQVLTVEIENFASNMIPLQIWRMPQLRSVHFIKTRWRCPPNMANAEGKQVILEHLHTLSGVGPAWCKNEIFALMPNLNKLEIVLDRSVDDQHRDLWIAISYLPLVETLRIKAGWWDFDERCVILIICQLLYQ from the coding sequence ATGGCGTATGCTGCTGTGACCTTAACTCTAGGACTGCTAATGCAATCCAATCCCTGTTTAAATCTTCCCCAAGAAAAGATTGAATCTCTTCACAGAAAAGTAAAAGAACAGATTCAATCCTTTCGCCAAAAAGTCGGTTCACTGCAAGCGCTTCTGTACAGCTTGATAACAAATTCGGTGGTCCAAAATTTTGATTTACCACACCATTCTGTACAGCTTGATAACAACATGGTTGGGCATGAAAATGAATTAGAGGATATGAAGAGTACTCTCATGGAAACATCATCCGACGAAACACAAGTTGTGGCAATTGTAGGTATGGGGGGCATCGGCAAGACAACTTTTGCTAGAAGAATTTATGATGATCTGGAAATTAAATCACATTTTGACATTCTAGCATGGGTTACTATGTCAAAGGAATACGGTGTTAGAAAAATGCTGCTGCAGCTTCTTCATTGTATTCCATCAACCGAAGCCGTAAGCCGTGAAGCAACGGATGATGGCGAGCTAGCAgacaaattgaaacaaaagctGTGGAAGCGCAGGTACCTAGTTGTCATCGACGATATATGGAGCACCAAGGCTTGGGATGATATAAGTCAATGGTTTCCAGATTCCAAAGGAAGTCATGCCCTACTTACAACAAGGTGTGGTAATGTGGCCAGTTATGCTGCATCAGGTAAGCCTCCTCATCACATGTCTCCTCTGAGTTCAAAAGAAAGTTGGGAACTATTGCAATCGAAAGTAGAGCTCTCCCCAGAATTATTGGAAGTTGGAAAGAAAATTGCAGATAATTGTCACGGAGTGCCTTTGGCTGTTACTGTAGTTGCTGGGCTTCTATCTAAATGCAACAATGCACTAGACAGATGGGAGCAAGTTGCAGAAGATGTAAAATCAGCAATATTTAAAGATCCTGGTCAACAATGTGAAAAGGTTCTTGCTTTAAGTTACTATTATCTACCTCAACACCTAAAAGGTTGCTTTCTGTATTTTGGGATTTTTTCCCAAGATGATGAGATTAACGTGACAACATTAATCAACCTATGGGTTGCAGAGGGGATTTTAAAGGAAGTTGATTATAAAAGTTTGGAAGACGTAGCTGAGGAATATTTACAAGAACTTATAGACAGAAATTGGGTTCTAGTAGGCCAGAAGAATTTTTGTGGAGATGTGGAAACATGTAGGATACATGATCTCTTGCATGAGTTATGCTTGAGACAAGCTCGAAGTGAGAACTTCCTACCTGTTATAGACGATAAACCACCATATCGAGCCTCACGTGTCCCCCAATCATTCATGCAGGTCTGCGTGATGATTGTTCGGTCAATTGGTGGTTTTCATCGCTTAAACTCTCATAGCTATGATCAAAAGGTAATTCGCACTATTGTCTATCAAGGTGAACATGCATATTATGCGCCTCGTAACAAATATCTTTTAGTAGTTGATAACGAAAGAGGGATGAGGGAAATATCAGAATTCAAGAATTCCAAAATGATCAGAGTATTGGCCTTGAGAAAATTATGCTTTCATAATGACATTCCAGCTTCATTATTTGATTTGGTGAATCTAAGGTATCTATCCTTGTCCATTGACAGTCCTAAATTTCTCCCTCTTCTCAAACTTCAAAGACTGCAAGTTTTGACTGTTGAAATAGAAAACTTTGCGAGCAATATGATACCTTTACAAATTTGGAGGATGCCACAGTTAAGGAGTGTTCACTTTATAAAAACAAGATGGCGATGTCCTCCGAATATGGCCAACGCTGAAGGGAAACAAGTAATTTTGGAACACCTACATACTCTAAGTGGTGTTGGTCCAGCATGGTGTAAAAATGAAATCTTTGCACTAATGCCTAACTTGAACAAGTTGGAGATTGTGTTAGACAGGAGTGTTGATGATCAACACCGCGATTTGTGGATAGCTATTTCATATTTACCTCTAGTTGAGACACTTAGAATTAAAGCTGGGTGGTGGGATTTTGATGAACGTTGTGTCATACTAATTATATGCCAACTTTTATATCAATAG
- the LOC104217315 gene encoding uncharacterized protein: MSGPSFFLFSDSQSLLSRNPSSSHVENTTENIELEGGKGKNINAASVDETPYLSLPDTNSEPVIGDVPVTDKGKGKIIEDSELGGSRRESVPETETQPVDVDCSDDSQLKKRKIGVAPKKIKLMFCLRFKKMVADSLVLFALDDFVRDLVFRPVDSSGEKQVWKEWDRCWDFLVPIDLDYKPKVDWDTNCHVIHQLKANLSKRQLRLFKKICFGYFLDLPPVIVQIRVMHHLLMREVHHEVKNEMRFVVNDSRLRFGLGEFVLVTGLKCKGDTSIKSIAENRLISKYFGTASVTFAQLADCFKKKKWETNDDALKIVVLYFVNNFLFSQLKTKAISRSYIDLVESGNFNNYPWGIDVYKATIDSCSNKFQDKPSFYRLGGFPLALQTWLYECCPSLDGHFADHLGNNKLPRILKWAVMGQIPNDRVALQMCSLQRKQLKNITPDDEKKQFDVRGLSFEIEVECTDSQPSQPDSFQVFGTQLPKTQSMPESSGGDSQPTNVEVMKELQALKLFVENKFEEVLAAIGRQSVKPEGNSAHKQQDDDLRSASFVNEHDFGLDSNFELSASAIDQITAITQQATYKQSSHDVKKSGPAPLPSGIPVQTRANVVIESNTAPQACRVDGVGQVDVGGSNVNLPSAPCRHGGDLHLDSDFEYTDSQLDLIAAITQGGRRNVNQSGNDLTTRTVNKSKPDQSVSRNIIQIQIDVETTLAVLTRKRRPATVKQSSYRNDWQSGVSAVGGSSKVIKGRFPFVNDISETVDFKLTTAFSNFVEANMQLGECIDDKTFFHTLNYSSRPLSSSHLNIIFYYLRKKAKYRINMQIKVTTTNTLFNNIIQRVFTEFVKGGKQDHLIDRSDDIMEYIKGFRMHCNTPWNQVDHVLFPINLAEIWHWILGCVSFHKRCFYVYDSLRSRKHKKAIQKVAKAYAVLIPLFLVSIEFYNQRSDIVVENDCGVYVDCFAEYIIEYLPIPVANFDVDGLRARFGILLWHYGRNKQLHGESSESEAPVAPKKTRGKKRKK, translated from the exons ATGTCTGGGCCtagttttttcttattttctgatTCTCAGTCTCTACTTAGTCGTAACCCTAGCAGTAGTCATGTTGAAAACACAACTGAAAATATAGAATTAGAGGGTGGAAAAGGCAAAAATATTAATGCCGCGTCAGTCGATGAAACTCCCTACCTGTCATTACCCGACACAAATTCTGAACCAGTCATAGGAGATGTTCCTGTGACTGATAAGGGAAAAGGTAAAATTATTGAGGATTCTGAGTTAGGGGGAAGCCGACGTGAATCCGTGCCTGAAACAGAGACTCAACCAGTAGATGTTGATTGTAGCGATGATTCTCAGTTAAAGAAGAGAAAAATTGGTGTCGCACCCAAGAAG ATTAAATTAATGTTCTGCTTGAGGTTTAAAAAAATGGTCGCTGATTCACTAGTGCT CTTTGCATTAGATGATTTTGTACGTGATCTAGTGTTTAGGCCAGTTGATAGTAGTGGGGAGAAGCAAGTATGGAAGGAATGGGACCGT TGTTGGGATTTCCTTGTGCCTATTGACTTAGATTATAAACCAAAGGTTGATTGGGATACCAATTGCCatgttattcatcaattgaaagcAAATTTATCAAAGCGGCAACTTCGACTGTTTAAGAAAATATGCTTTGGCTATTTTTTGGATCTGCCACCAGTGATTGTGCAGATTCGTGTTATGCACCATTTGCTTATGAGAGAAGTACATCATGAGGTTAAAAATGAGATGCGGTTTGTAGTGAATGATTCTAGGTTGCGGTTTGGCTTGGGTGAATTTGTACTTGTTACTGGGTTGAAATGTAAGGGTGATACAAGTATAAAGAGCATAGCAGAGAAtaggttgatttcaaaatattttgggacTGCATCCGTGACATTTGCCCAACTAGCAGACTGttttaagaagaagaaatgggaaaCGAATGATGATGCGTTGAAGATAGTAGTTCTGTATTTTGTCAACAACTTCTTATTTTCTCAACTCAAAACAAAGGCTATTTCACGGTCTTACATTGACTTGGTTGAGTCTGGTAATTTTAATAATTATCCCTGGGGTATAGATGTTTATAAAGCTACAATTGACTCGTGTTCCAACAAGTTTCAAGATAAGCCTTCTTTTTATAGACTTGGTGGCTTTCCGTTGGCTTTACAGACTTGGTTGTATGAATGCTGCCCAAGTTTGGATGGTCACTTTGCTGATCATCTTGGAAACAACAAACTTCCACGAATTTTGAAATGGGCAGTCATGGGTCAAATCCCGAATGACCGAGTTGCTTTGCAAATGTGTAGCTTGCAACGCAAGCAG CTAAAGAACATCACCCCTGATGATGAGAAGAAACAATTTGATGTGCGTGGTCTAAGCTTTGAAATTGAAGTTGAGTGCACTGACAGCCAACCCAGCCAGCCCGATAGCTTTCAAGTTTTTGGCACTCAATTACCAAAGACACAAAGTATGCCTGAAAGTAGTGGAGGTGATTCCCAACCTACCAATGTTGAGGTAATGAAGGAGTTACAAGCTTTGAAGCTTTTTGTAGAGAACAAGTTTGAGGAGGTGCTTGCAGCTATTGGTAGGCAGTCAGTGAAACCAGAGGGAAATTCAGCG CACAAGCAACAGGATGATGATTTGCGTTCTG CCTCCTTCGTAAATGAGCATGATTTTGGCTTGGATTCTAACTTTGAACTATCTGCATCTGCAATTGATCAAATCACCGCTATTACACAACAAGCAACATATAAGCAGTCATCTCATGATGTTAAAAAGTCGGGTCCTGCTCCGCTGCCATCAGGAATCCCTGTACAGACACGAGCAAATGTTGTTATTGAGTCTAATACTGCTCCACAGG CATGTCGGGTTGATGGTGTTGGTCAAGTGGATGTTGGTGGAAGTAATGTGAATTTGCCTTCTG CTCCATGTCGACACGGGGGTGATCTTCACTtggattctgattttgaatataCTGATTCTCAACTTGATCTAATTGCTGCCATTACACAAGGAGGGAGACGTAATGTAAATCAATCTGGAAATGATTTGACAACTCGTACTGTAAATAAGTCTAAACCTGATCAATCGGTATCAAGAAATATTATTCAGATACAAATAGATGTTGAAACTACTCTTGCAGTTTTAACACGGAAAAGGCGCCCCGCAACTGTAAAACAGTCATCATATAGGAATGATTGGCAATCTGGTGTTAGTGCAGTTGGGGGATCCTCGAAGGTTATCAAAGGAAGATTTCCATTTGTAAATGACATTTCAGAGACGGTTGATTTTAAGCTTACGACTGCATTCTCAAACTTTGTTGAAGCAAATATGCAATTGGGAGAGTGC ATTGATGATAAGACGTTTTTCCATACCTTAAACTATTCTAGCAGGCCGCTCTCTAGTTCG CACTTGAATATTATATTCTACTATCTTAGGAAGAAGGCGAAATATAGAATTAATATGCAAATCAAAGTCACAACTACAAATACTCTTTTTAATAATATCATTCAAAGGGTTTTCACAGAATTTGTAAAAGGTGGGAAACAAGATCATTTGATTGATAGATCAGACGATATCATGGAGTACATAAAAGGATTTAGGATGCATTGCAACACTCCATGGAACCAGGTTGATCATGTCCTTTTTCCAATTAATTTGGCAGAAATTTGGCATTGGATATTGGGGTGTGTGTCATTCCACAAGAGATGTTTTTATGTATATGACTCGCTACGTAGTCGAAAGCACAAAAAAGCTATTCAGAAAGTGGCAAAGGCTTATGCTGTGTTGATCCCCCTATTTCTAGTTAGTATTGAATTTTATAACCAAAGAAGTGACATTGTAGTAGAAAATG ATTGTGGAGTATATGT